In Etheostoma spectabile isolate EspeVRDwgs_2016 chromosome 20, UIUC_Espe_1.0, whole genome shotgun sequence, the following are encoded in one genomic region:
- the yipf6 gene encoding protein YIPF6: MAAAEEASRPFAGLSEVSISEDIPVEGDISVPVGPSTRRDDELSTLDEPVRETILRDLRAVGNKFVHVLYPKRSTALLRDWDLWGPLLLCVTLALLLQGGAADSDDQGGPQFAEVFVIIWFGSIIITLNSKLLGGTISFFQSLCVLGYCILPLTAAMAVCRIVLVGGSGTVSFAVRLVVVTASFGWSTFASTAFLADSQPPDRKALVVYPVFLFYFVIGWMILTFSPSQ, from the exons ATGGCGGCAGCGGAGGAGGCCAGCAGACCGTTCGCCGGCCTGTCGGAAGTCTCCATCTCGGAGGACATCCCGGTGGAGGGAGACATCTCGGTGCCCGTCGGCCCGTCCACCAGGCGGGACGATGAGCTGTCCACGCTGGACGAGCCCGTGAGGGAGACCATCCTGCGGGACCTGCGTGCGGTGGGGAACAAGTTCGTCCACGTCCTGTACCCGAAGCGGAGCACGGCTCTGCTGCGGGACTGGGACCTGTGGGGCCCGCTGCTGCTCTGCGTCACGCTGGCTCTGCTGCTGCAGGGCGGCGCCGCGGACAGCGACGACCAGGGGGGGCCGCAGTTCGCCGAG GTCTTCGTCATCATTTGGTTCGGCTCCATCATCATCACCCTCAACTCCAAGCTGCTGGGCGGCACCATCTCCTTCTTCcagagcctgtgtgtgttgggctACTGCATCCTGCCTCTGACGGCGGCCATGGCCGTGTGCCGCATCGTGCTGGTCGGCGGCTCGGGGACGGTCAGCTTCGCCGTGCGGCTGGTGGTGGTGACGGCGTCCTTCGGCTGGTCCACCTTCGCCTCCACGGCCTTCCTCGCCGACAGCCAGCCTCCCGACCGCAAGGCGCTGGTGGTGTACCCGGTGTTCCTTTTCTACTTCGTGATTGGGTGGATGATCCTGACGTTCTCGCCGTCACAGTAG
- the snapc1b gene encoding snRNA-activating protein complex subunit 1b, producing MDFCRKQVKADCEELLGRFQTTDSVRFEIFSKIWREMNFSQIFYGTVTHEKRAFSRLILDTAYSFFLPPFSFQIRVGGLYLLYSLYQCQSASPPEQIRLALKNWEDVKKFEKDAVDAQHLDVIYILKQLMRCKAFSFTAMPAVLAFNKKKKMERAAPCEGFMERASRPQELINLELLEELSNVDDLYSKLKTSVCLPSEQADASINLIQKELVPELRSTVVDFYKWQQQKGGTGGDDDEDSGEGTSSQQECSKRAQLISSIKSKAYGGAAEASKSRRHRQVEVDFTSHQAGPSLSSGYSKTNKPSLKARTNENIHVSGDLWKEAVRTTHINRLTTLDFVREEKPKTYKRFKW from the exons ATGGACTTCTGTCGGAAACAAGTGAAGGCCGACTGTGAGGAGCTGCTAGGCCGCTTCCAGACCACCGACTCCGTTCGCTTCGAGATTTTCTCCAAAATATGGAGGGAAATGAACTTCTCACAGATATTCTA CGGCACAGTGACTCATGAGAAGCGGGCGTTCAGCCGCCTGATCCTGGACACGGCCTACAGCTTCTTCCTGCCTCCGTTCAGCTTCCAGATCCGAGTGGGAGGACTCTACCTGCTGTACAGCCTGTATCAGTGTCAGAGCGCCTCGCCCCCGGAGCAG atCCGTCTGGCGCTGAAGAACTGGGAGGACGTGAAGAAGTTTGAGAAGGACGCTGTGGACGCTCAGCATCTGGACGTCATTTACATCCTAAAACAGCTGATGCGCTGCAAAGCTTTCAGCTTCACCGCCATGCCCGCGGTG CTGGCCttcaacaagaagaagaagatggagcgGGCGGCGCCGTGCGAGGGATTCATGGAGCGAGCGTCTCGTCCCCAGGAGCTGATCAACCTCGAGCTGCTGGAG GAATTGTCCAACGTTGATGATCTCTATAGTAAGCTGAAGACGTCCGTGTGTCTGCCGTCGGAGCAGGCGGACGCGTCCATCAACCTGATCCAGAAAGAGCTGGTCCCTGagctccgcagcactgtggtgGACTTCTACAAGTGGCAGCAACAGAAG GGCGGGACTGGTGGAGATGACGATGAAGACAGCGGTGAGGGCACGTCCTCTCAGCAGGAG TGCTCTAAAAGAGCCCAGCTCATCTCGTCCATCAAGTCCAAGGCTTACGGAGGGGCGGCAGAG GCCTCCAAGTCCCGCCGTCATCGTCAGGTGGAGGTGGATTTCACCAGTCACCAGGCGGGACCCTCGCTCTCGTCCggttacagcaaaacaaacaagccgTCACTCAAAGCCAGAACCAATGAGAACATACATGTCTCAG GTGACTTGTGGAAAGAAGCCGTTAGGACAACTCATATCAACCGTCTCACCACACTGGACTTTGTTCGTGAAG AAAAACCCAAAACGTACAAAAGATTCAAGTGGTGA